The following proteins come from a genomic window of Solwaraspora sp. WMMA2065:
- a CDS encoding toxin HicA, with protein MPSVEKLVEAMRRSQQNIAYNDLYRVCEHYFGKPRQDSSSHAVFKMPWPGDPRVNIQNDKGKAKAYQVRQVLKAIEKKEVL; from the coding sequence ATGCCGTCCGTAGAGAAGCTCGTTGAAGCGATGCGAAGAAGCCAGCAGAACATCGCCTACAACGACCTCTACCGGGTGTGCGAGCACTACTTCGGGAAGCCGCGACAAGACAGCAGCTCCCATGCCGTGTTCAAGATGCCCTGGCCGGGCGACCCTCGAGTCAATATCCAAAACGACAAAGGAAAGGCCAAGGCGTATCAGGTGCGGCAGGTGCTCAAGGCGATCGAGAAGAAGGAGGTGCTGTGA
- a CDS encoding XRE family transcriptional regulator: protein MRARLRSWTAVGGRVAAARELAGFSQRELSERLGIHRSALTRVELGQRQLDALELSRIAELLGRTVEWFLTVPAETLASRRAGISADHGVQRLEDALDQVSRDVELLSDVGALTLAATGLQSGVTTLAEAEAGAAEARALLGCGDGPLVDLQAMVERLGLLAFSLDLGPGVIDGGYLRTGQVGVALVNGAAIAGQRRVNLAHELGHHLLAD from the coding sequence ATGCGTGCACGGCTGCGAAGCTGGACAGCGGTGGGTGGCCGGGTGGCAGCCGCCCGCGAGCTGGCCGGGTTCAGCCAGCGTGAGCTGTCCGAACGACTCGGCATCCACCGCTCGGCGTTGACCCGTGTCGAGCTCGGCCAGCGTCAACTGGACGCGCTCGAGCTGTCGCGGATCGCCGAGCTGCTCGGCCGTACCGTCGAGTGGTTTCTCACCGTCCCGGCGGAGACCCTCGCCAGCAGGCGGGCCGGGATCTCGGCCGACCATGGCGTGCAGCGACTGGAAGACGCGCTGGACCAGGTCAGCCGCGACGTCGAGCTGCTGTCCGACGTCGGAGCACTGACGCTGGCGGCCACAGGCCTGCAATCGGGCGTCACCACACTCGCCGAAGCGGAAGCCGGCGCGGCCGAAGCGCGCGCCTTGCTCGGCTGCGGAGACGGCCCCTTGGTCGACCTGCAGGCGATGGTCGAACGGCTGGGCCTGCTCGCGTTCTCGCTCGACCTGGGTCCGGGGGTGATCGACGGCGGCTATCTGCGGACCGGTCAAGTGGGCGTGGCGCTGGTCAACGGTGCCGCGATCGCCGGTCAGCGGCGGGTGAATCTCGCGCACGAGCTCGGTCACCACCTGCTCGCCGACTAG
- a CDS encoding GPP34 family phosphoprotein, whose protein sequence is MTVYRTQATTAAAAVASGGGVPVPAAAVRGRSPLLADEFFLLAADDVTGRPRLPAGPVGYGLAAALLADLVDAGALRVHEGRLWLAARHVPVDVLGGWILRWLAAEPRHRRVGTWLALLAPRAHGQVARRLTAAGVVRPRTVRRRLLTTAVVQVPTDTNRAAWAWARLTVRLQRGEPLPAFEARLGGLCLVTGLDDFVLTGLPAAARRHLHRETAARLPAEISELFTIARHRLDGAAHRRR, encoded by the coding sequence ATGACGGTCTACCGCACCCAGGCCACCACGGCCGCCGCCGCTGTTGCGTCCGGTGGTGGGGTGCCGGTGCCGGCTGCGGCGGTACGGGGCCGGTCGCCGCTGCTGGCGGACGAGTTCTTCCTGTTGGCGGCCGATGATGTGACGGGTCGGCCGCGTCTGCCTGCCGGGCCGGTCGGGTACGGTCTGGCCGCCGCGCTGCTGGCCGACCTGGTCGACGCGGGCGCGTTGCGGGTGCACGAGGGCCGGTTGTGGCTGGCCGCGCGGCACGTACCGGTGGACGTGCTCGGCGGCTGGATCCTGCGCTGGCTGGCGGCCGAGCCGCGACACCGGCGGGTCGGAACGTGGTTGGCGTTGCTGGCGCCGCGGGCCCACGGCCAGGTCGCGCGGCGGCTGACCGCGGCGGGCGTGGTCCGGCCCCGGACGGTACGCCGCCGGCTGCTGACCACCGCCGTGGTCCAGGTGCCGACCGACACGAACCGGGCCGCCTGGGCCTGGGCCCGCCTGACCGTACGCCTACAGCGCGGTGAACCGTTGCCGGCCTTCGAAGCGCGGCTGGGCGGGTTGTGTCTGGTGACCGGGCTGGACGACTTCGTGCTCACCGGCCTGCCGGCGGCGGCCCGCCGCCACCTGCACCGGGAGACCGCAGCCCGCCTGCCGGCCGAGATCAGCGAACTGTTCACCATCGCCCGCCACCGCCTCGACGGCGCCGCCCACCGCCGCCGCTGA
- a CDS encoding DM9 repeat-containing protein — protein MTTQGGRRPEELNYPSWMEESESGYRWETASAGQIPAGAAPHGYEENGALLWVCRAELHGGMHPGRVRPDLGAALIAWGGAEVSVDEYEVLMDRGVWGIGSDGAVPSDATPVGREHSGEPLYVARAAVAPGALHVGKVRPAFGAANIGYGKNERTVATYEVLLDPQPAPAAHVDDRTGVQMEPTYADFGTDPARTGNVTITGIDRSWNADGHLAINACGSVELEFDVPDPGVVGEACVAVVALASMLSGSPGHAPLTVRLNGRPLADRLRIPNGGGLPQRLIFAVSAEDLLAGRNTLRVESGGDAKSMLWLYRVTIDPMHAHDQARSALESQLIADPVLRYATSRGEVTLFIDRGEHCLLEHVAWADESGAEYAVTFEAQQAAFYGWCRRPGKRPKEFRGQLIERSPATRDTSRYVAQEGWGGGWYPSHDLLLAVGVGGRPLTRLAWRDNRGGNGTIAFRDDTFLGTHQRVGEGPVGYRGRMR, from the coding sequence CTGACGACCCAGGGTGGCCGTCGGCCCGAGGAGCTGAACTATCCTTCATGGATGGAAGAGTCCGAAAGCGGATACCGTTGGGAGACCGCCAGCGCAGGACAGATCCCGGCCGGCGCGGCACCCCACGGCTACGAGGAGAACGGCGCGCTGCTCTGGGTGTGCCGCGCCGAGCTGCACGGGGGTATGCACCCGGGCCGGGTCCGTCCTGATCTTGGTGCCGCCCTTATCGCCTGGGGCGGCGCGGAGGTCAGCGTCGACGAGTACGAAGTGCTGATGGATCGCGGCGTCTGGGGCATCGGGTCAGACGGCGCAGTGCCGTCGGACGCGACGCCGGTGGGCCGGGAGCACAGCGGCGAACCGCTCTACGTCGCCCGTGCCGCGGTCGCGCCCGGCGCGCTGCACGTCGGCAAGGTGCGGCCCGCTTTCGGCGCGGCCAACATCGGGTACGGCAAGAACGAACGCACGGTCGCGACGTACGAGGTGCTGCTGGACCCGCAGCCGGCTCCTGCCGCACATGTCGACGACCGCACCGGCGTCCAGATGGAGCCCACCTACGCCGACTTCGGCACCGACCCGGCGCGCACCGGCAACGTGACCATCACCGGCATCGACCGGTCGTGGAACGCCGACGGTCACCTGGCCATCAATGCATGCGGCTCGGTCGAGCTGGAGTTCGACGTGCCCGATCCGGGCGTCGTCGGCGAGGCATGCGTCGCCGTCGTGGCGCTCGCGTCGATGCTCTCCGGCTCGCCCGGACACGCCCCGCTGACCGTTCGCCTCAACGGCAGGCCACTGGCCGACCGGCTGCGGATCCCGAACGGTGGCGGGCTGCCGCAGCGGCTGATCTTCGCCGTCTCGGCCGAGGATCTGCTGGCCGGCCGCAATACGCTGCGGGTGGAAAGCGGTGGCGATGCCAAGAGCATGCTGTGGCTGTACCGGGTGACGATCGACCCGATGCACGCACATGACCAGGCCAGGTCGGCGCTCGAAAGCCAGCTGATCGCAGATCCGGTGCTGAGGTACGCCACCAGCCGGGGTGAGGTCACTCTCTTCATCGACCGGGGCGAGCATTGCCTGCTCGAGCACGTGGCCTGGGCGGACGAGTCCGGCGCCGAGTACGCCGTCACCTTCGAGGCCCAGCAAGCCGCCTTCTACGGCTGGTGTCGCCGGCCGGGCAAGCGACCGAAGGAGTTCCGGGGCCAGCTCATCGAACGTAGTCCCGCCACCAGGGATACCTCGCGATACGTGGCCCAGGAAGGCTGGGGTGGTGGCTGGTATCCCTCGCACGACCTCCTGCTCGCGGTGGGGGTGGGTGGTCGCCCGCTCACCCGGTTGGCCTGGCGCGACAACCGGGGCGGAAACGGCACGATCGCCTTCCGTGACGACACCTTCCTGGGGACCCACCAGCGGGTCGGAGAGGGCCCTGTCGGCTACCGGGGCCGAATGAGGTAG
- a CDS encoding MarR family transcriptional regulator, with product MSTEPSATADPHEVLGYLLKHAALKLTALTDAALEPLGIDSKDFGALRVLAHREPTSQLQVAQTLGIDRTTMVALLDVLERKGIITRRPDPTDRRRNVVELTEQGLQTYDAAQVAYGKAESAFLAGISPSATSQLRRTLRTLVEN from the coding sequence GTGTCCACCGAGCCGAGCGCCACCGCTGACCCGCACGAGGTCCTGGGGTACCTCCTCAAGCACGCGGCCCTGAAGCTCACCGCGTTGACCGACGCAGCGCTCGAGCCACTGGGGATCGACAGCAAGGACTTCGGAGCGCTCCGGGTCCTGGCCCACCGGGAACCGACCTCGCAGCTGCAGGTGGCGCAGACCCTCGGTATCGACCGCACCACGATGGTCGCCTTGCTGGATGTACTTGAGCGCAAGGGCATCATCACGCGACGACCGGACCCCACGGACCGGCGCAGGAACGTCGTTGAGCTCACCGAACAGGGGTTGCAGACCTACGACGCGGCACAGGTGGCGTACGGGAAGGCCGAGAGCGCGTTCCTGGCCGGGATCAGTCCGAGTGCGACAAGTCAGCTTCGCCGGACACTGCGGACCCTCGTGGAGAACTGA
- a CDS encoding IS982 family transposase yields the protein MTQDLDTLLTALYVKIDDSIRTPRWRGRPPLLTDSELVCLAVAQVLLGARSEAHWIRYARVHLAGMFPYLPQRPGYNKRLRAALPLIKKTIRNLARDSDFWFDNHWIVDSTPVPCGMSRPTVQRSDLAGWAGYGYCASHSRFFWGLRLYLVCTPTGMPILWALANPKIGEREVLAAMLEVEAGVVAEHDGILLISDKGFASGPLERELADQGITLLRPSRKREKARYGEPMLKKVRQLIESVNDTLKGQLDLEEHGGRTFVGVAVRVAQRLLAMAAAIWHNNKTGAPVTRSLIAYDH from the coding sequence GTGACGCAAGACCTGGACACCCTCTTGACCGCACTGTACGTGAAGATCGACGACAGCATCCGCACGCCCCGGTGGCGCGGCAGACCACCACTGCTGACCGACTCCGAACTGGTCTGCCTGGCCGTGGCACAGGTCCTGCTCGGCGCCCGTTCCGAAGCCCACTGGATCCGCTACGCCCGGGTCCACCTGGCCGGCATGTTCCCCTACCTACCGCAGCGGCCCGGCTACAACAAACGGCTCCGCGCCGCCCTCCCGCTGATCAAGAAGACGATCCGGAACCTGGCCCGCGACAGCGACTTCTGGTTCGACAACCACTGGATCGTCGACTCCACCCCGGTGCCGTGCGGCATGTCCCGCCCCACCGTGCAACGTTCGGACCTGGCCGGCTGGGCCGGATACGGCTACTGCGCCTCCCACTCCCGGTTCTTCTGGGGACTGCGCCTGTACCTGGTCTGCACCCCGACCGGGATGCCGATCCTGTGGGCCCTGGCGAACCCGAAGATCGGCGAGCGGGAGGTCCTCGCCGCGATGCTGGAGGTCGAGGCCGGTGTCGTCGCAGAACACGACGGCATCCTGTTGATCAGCGACAAGGGCTTCGCGTCCGGACCACTCGAGCGGGAACTCGCCGACCAGGGCATCACCCTGCTACGCCCGTCACGCAAGCGGGAGAAGGCCCGCTACGGCGAACCGATGCTCAAGAAGGTCCGGCAGCTGATCGAGTCGGTCAACGACACCCTCAAGGGCCAGCTTGATCTTGAGGAACACGGTGGGCGGACCTTCGTCGGCGTCGCCGTACGGGTGGCCCAGCGACTCCTCGCGATGGCCGCCGCGATCTGGCACAACAACAAGACCGGCGCACCCGTCACCCGGTCCCTGATCGCCTACGACCACTGA
- the coaD gene encoding pantetheine-phosphate adenylyltransferase: protein MRGSLAVYPGTFDPFTPGHGDLVARARVMFDRIIVLLAVNADKQPTAEATARAVRVRDALPADWGNVEVDAWAGLTATYCLRRGATVIVRGVRTAADVHYEHQLAAMNERLGVRTVWLPTRPQLAAISSTVARAQHAAKSARASYDAGGRVSSPRGSAVSGEADLSHSD from the coding sequence GTGCGCGGTTCGTTGGCGGTCTATCCCGGTACGTTCGACCCGTTCACCCCGGGGCACGGCGACCTGGTGGCCCGTGCCCGGGTGATGTTCGACCGGATCATCGTGCTGCTGGCGGTGAACGCCGACAAGCAACCGACCGCCGAGGCCACGGCCAGGGCGGTACGCGTGCGCGACGCCCTCCCAGCGGACTGGGGCAACGTCGAGGTCGACGCGTGGGCCGGCCTGACCGCCACCTACTGCCTGCGCCGTGGTGCCACGGTCATCGTCCGTGGCGTGCGTACGGCTGCAGACGTCCACTACGAGCACCAGCTCGCCGCGATGAACGAGCGGCTCGGTGTCCGGACCGTCTGGTTGCCGACCCGTCCGCAGCTGGCCGCCATCTCGTCCACCGTCGCACGAGCACAGCATGCGGCGAAGTCGGCCCGTGCGTCGTACGACGCTGGGGGTCGGGTCAGTTCTCCACGAGGGTCCGCAGTGTCCGGCGAAGCTGACTTGTCGCACTCGGACTGA
- a CDS encoding NAD(P)-dependent oxidoreductase: MIIVTGGVGFIGSHTVRALAEAGEECVLLQRRTPQIPPHLADLPIHVVQADVADLDALLAVGRRYPITGIVHLALALPWPATDVDPIGATGGALEAFLNIVRVAQTWGVRRVVTASTIGVYGFTSEGALTEDVPIPLGHVHAIPTFKKITELLAGHLSDVTDVDIINARICGTWGPGGHLPDPFFAAPSLAHAAARRSEPDLSGLLAPPHAEDALDLLYVKDTGRALALLQLAEKLTNSTYNVASGRATSNADVVTAIASVEPGFQCELASGGGRPVSWLDITRLREDTGFNPQYDTAAAAADYIAWLRAGNQR, from the coding sequence ATGATCATCGTTACCGGAGGGGTCGGGTTCATCGGCTCCCACACCGTCCGCGCCCTCGCCGAGGCCGGCGAGGAGTGCGTCCTGCTCCAGCGCCGCACCCCCCAAATCCCCCCACACCTGGCGGACCTGCCCATCCACGTCGTCCAGGCCGACGTCGCCGACCTCGACGCGCTGCTCGCCGTCGGCCGGCGGTACCCGATCACCGGAATCGTGCACCTCGCCCTCGCCCTGCCCTGGCCGGCGACCGACGTCGACCCGATCGGAGCGACGGGAGGAGCCCTGGAGGCGTTCCTCAACATCGTCCGCGTCGCGCAGACCTGGGGTGTGCGCCGCGTCGTCACCGCCAGCACCATCGGCGTCTACGGCTTCACCTCTGAAGGTGCGCTCACCGAGGACGTGCCGATCCCCTTGGGGCACGTCCACGCCATCCCGACGTTCAAGAAGATCACCGAACTCCTCGCCGGCCACCTCTCAGACGTGACCGACGTGGACATCATCAACGCCCGCATCTGCGGCACCTGGGGTCCCGGCGGACACCTGCCCGACCCGTTCTTCGCCGCGCCCTCCCTGGCTCATGCCGCAGCCCGGCGCAGCGAACCCGACCTGTCCGGACTCCTCGCACCGCCGCACGCCGAAGACGCTCTCGACCTGCTCTACGTCAAGGACACCGGTCGCGCACTCGCGCTGCTGCAGCTCGCCGAGAAGCTGACCAACTCCACGTACAACGTCGCCTCTGGTCGCGCCACAAGCAACGCCGACGTCGTCACCGCGATCGCCTCTGTCGAGCCCGGCTTCCAGTGCGAACTTGCCTCGGGCGGAGGCCGCCCGGTGAGCTGGCTCGACATCACCCGCCTGCGCGAGGACACCGGATTCAACCCCCAGTACGACACCGCCGCGGCTGCCGCTGACTACATCGCCTGGCTGCGCGCGGGAAACCAGCGGTAG
- a CDS encoding alpha/beta hydrolase, translated as MPALAEAGYHVIVPNQRGYGNSSRPSEVTDYDIAHLSGDLVALLDHYGYDDATFVGHDWGAMVVWGLTLLHPDRVNKVINLSLPYQERGETPWIELMEAVLGGDFYFVHFNRQPGVADAVFDENTYQFLRNLYRKNLPMVQPRPGMAFIELARAAAPLGEPVMSDSELAVFVAAFESTGFTGSINWYRNLDRNWHLLADVDPIIRQPTLMIYGDRDTIAKSARLAEFVPNVDVVTLDCGHWIQQEKPEETTRTILTWLEQQDATRDR; from the coding sequence ATGCCGGCCCTCGCTGAAGCGGGCTACCACGTCATCGTCCCGAACCAGCGCGGCTACGGCAATTCGTCGCGCCCGAGCGAGGTGACCGACTACGACATCGCGCACCTGTCGGGTGATCTCGTCGCGCTGCTCGATCACTACGGGTACGACGATGCCACCTTCGTCGGCCACGACTGGGGTGCGATGGTCGTCTGGGGGCTGACCCTGCTGCATCCGGACCGCGTCAACAAGGTGATCAACCTGAGCCTGCCGTACCAGGAGCGCGGCGAGACGCCCTGGATCGAGCTGATGGAAGCCGTACTCGGCGGCGACTTCTACTTCGTCCACTTCAACCGGCAGCCGGGTGTCGCGGACGCCGTGTTCGACGAGAACACCTACCAGTTCCTGCGCAACCTGTACCGGAAGAACCTGCCCATGGTGCAGCCTCGGCCGGGCATGGCGTTCATCGAGCTGGCCAGGGCGGCAGCACCACTCGGTGAGCCGGTGATGAGCGACAGCGAACTGGCCGTCTTCGTCGCCGCGTTCGAGTCGACCGGGTTCACCGGCAGCATCAACTGGTACCGCAACCTCGACCGCAACTGGCATCTGCTGGCGGACGTCGACCCGATCATCCGACAGCCCACCCTCATGATCTACGGCGACCGGGACACGATCGCCAAGTCCGCCAGGCTGGCGGAGTTCGTGCCCAATGTGGACGTGGTCACCCTGGACTGCGGGCACTGGATCCAGCAGGAGAAGCCGGAAGAGACGACCCGGACGATCCTGACCTGGCTTGAACAGCAGGACGCCACCCGGGACAGGTAG
- a CDS encoding SMI1/KNR4 family protein: MLHEFVQHAYPGLAVASFWDDSEYALDTYVDAPPSDALIASVQAELGFRLPTSYLTLMRSHNGGIPRDPCCPAPSRTTWAQDHVAVDGIMGIGRKKRYSLAGEAGSWFWIEEWAYPPIGVYFATCPSAGHDMIAFDYRDCGPDGEPQVVHVDQEWDYQVTVLASDFVSFLLALRPESEYDDEC, translated from the coding sequence ATGCTCCATGAATTCGTCCAGCACGCCTATCCTGGCCTTGCTGTGGCCTCGTTCTGGGACGACAGCGAGTACGCGCTTGACACCTACGTCGACGCGCCGCCGTCGGACGCTCTGATCGCATCGGTGCAGGCCGAACTGGGCTTCCGTCTGCCGACGTCGTACCTGACGCTGATGAGGTCGCACAACGGCGGGATACCGCGTGACCCGTGCTGCCCTGCGCCGAGCCGGACCACATGGGCGCAGGATCACGTCGCCGTAGACGGCATCATGGGGATCGGGAGGAAGAAGCGATACTCGCTGGCAGGTGAAGCCGGCAGCTGGTTCTGGATCGAGGAATGGGCCTATCCGCCGATCGGCGTGTACTTCGCGACCTGCCCCTCTGCTGGGCACGACATGATCGCGTTCGACTACCGGGACTGCGGCCCGGACGGCGAGCCGCAGGTGGTCCATGTAGATCAAGAGTGGGACTACCAGGTGACCGTGCTCGCCTCAGACTTCGTGTCCTTCCTGCTGGCGTTGCGGCCCGAGAGCGAGTACGACGACGAGTGCTGA
- a CDS encoding WYL domain-containing protein has translation MTEHDRLSGILPASLEDFELHTVDGDKTGFGKVHVAILPTITGHLMTGLSDNLGGMRTDRLVAVLLLLQQREQVTAAEVARELEVSERTARRDLDALAMAGVPVYSTQGRGGGWRLVGGARTDLSGLTAGEARALFLVAGPASATTPAVKTALRKLVRALPEPFRAPAEAAASSIAIDPQRWGAGRADRPPPRLLDELQDAVIRGVQVRLGYVDRTGTVSERTVHPLGIVAKNPWWYLVATTGTGRRTFRIDRVSSVDPTDDPVHRPADFDLAESWREIADEVDRRRMPVEIQAVCAPDGIGTLRMALGDRLEVGGPTADGRVEVVIRGYSEYTLAGELAWQVEWLEVTGPAGVRDQLAAIGTGLVERYG, from the coding sequence GTGACAGAGCACGATCGGCTTTCCGGCATTCTGCCGGCCAGCCTCGAAGACTTCGAGCTTCACACCGTTGACGGGGACAAGACTGGGTTCGGGAAAGTTCATGTCGCCATCCTGCCGACCATAACCGGTCACCTCATGACCGGTTTATCTGACAATCTTGGCGGCATGCGAACCGACCGGCTGGTGGCCGTACTCCTGCTGCTGCAACAGCGCGAGCAGGTGACCGCGGCGGAGGTCGCCCGGGAGCTGGAGGTCTCCGAACGCACCGCCCGCCGCGACCTCGACGCCCTGGCCATGGCCGGGGTGCCCGTGTACTCGACGCAGGGCCGGGGCGGCGGCTGGCGCCTCGTCGGCGGTGCCCGTACCGACCTGTCCGGGTTGACCGCAGGCGAGGCCCGCGCCCTGTTCCTGGTCGCCGGCCCGGCCTCGGCCACGACGCCGGCCGTGAAAACCGCGCTGCGCAAGCTCGTCCGTGCCCTGCCGGAGCCCTTCCGGGCGCCGGCCGAGGCGGCAGCGTCGTCGATCGCGATCGACCCGCAACGATGGGGGGCGGGCCGGGCCGATCGCCCGCCGCCGCGCCTCCTCGACGAACTCCAGGACGCGGTGATCCGGGGCGTCCAGGTGCGGCTCGGCTACGTCGACAGGACCGGCACCGTGAGCGAGCGGACCGTCCACCCGCTGGGCATCGTCGCCAAGAATCCGTGGTGGTACCTCGTCGCCACCACCGGGACCGGCCGCCGGACCTTCCGGATCGACCGCGTCTCGTCCGTCGACCCCACCGACGATCCGGTGCACCGACCCGCGGACTTCGACCTTGCCGAGAGCTGGCGGGAGATCGCCGACGAGGTCGACCGCAGGCGGATGCCCGTCGAGATCCAGGCGGTCTGCGCGCCCGACGGGATCGGCACGCTCCGGATGGCGCTCGGCGACCGGCTCGAGGTGGGTGGCCCCACGGCCGACGGCCGCGTCGAGGTCGTGATCCGTGGCTACAGCGAGTACACGCTCGCCGGCGAGCTCGCCTGGCAGGTCGAATGGCTGGAGGTGACCGGCCCCGCCGGGGTGCGGGACCAGCTGGCCGCGATCGGCACCGGGCTCGTCGAGCGGTACGGCTGA
- a CDS encoding HD domain-containing protein encodes MPLTLRHALDDPPLRPLRPLPAPVGDLLLRLDAPLRLAAHLRAVHDVAAQLTGWLAVHYPALAVDRDAVLFGAATHDIGKTVHVAELSGPGSRHEPAGQQILLDAGIGPYLARFAATHASWQSPGIECEDLLVSLADKIWKAKRVVDLEQLVVDRLAAASGQEPWQAFVNLDDHLDGIAADADQRLAFQNSYPITDG; translated from the coding sequence ATGCCGTTGACGCTGCGCCATGCCCTGGATGATCCGCCGCTGCGGCCGCTGCGGCCGCTGCCGGCTCCGGTCGGTGACCTTCTGCTCAGGCTCGACGCGCCGCTGCGGCTGGCCGCGCATCTGCGCGCCGTACACGACGTCGCCGCCCAGCTCACGGGCTGGCTGGCCGTCCACTACCCGGCCCTGGCCGTCGATCGCGACGCCGTACTCTTCGGCGCTGCCACCCACGACATCGGCAAGACCGTTCACGTGGCGGAGTTGTCCGGGCCGGGTTCGCGGCACGAGCCGGCCGGTCAACAGATCCTGCTCGACGCCGGCATCGGCCCGTACCTGGCGCGCTTCGCCGCGACGCACGCCAGTTGGCAGTCGCCCGGCATCGAGTGCGAAGACCTGCTCGTCAGCCTCGCCGACAAGATCTGGAAAGCCAAACGGGTCGTCGACCTCGAACAACTCGTCGTCGACCGTCTCGCTGCCGCCTCCGGGCAGGAACCCTGGCAGGCCTTCGTCAACCTCGACGATCACCTTGACGGCATCGCGGCGGACGCTGACCAGCGGCTCGCCTTCCAGAACAGCTACCCCATCACGGACGGCTGA
- a CDS encoding type II toxin-antitoxin system HicB family antitoxin has product MQSADRPKVSHFTYRVTWSAEDGEFLATCAEFPSLSWLASTQIKALQGIQDLLREVLADMEEQGEQVPQPFADRSYSGKFNLRVGESLHRELAIRAAEDGMSLNQYVLRKLNAA; this is encoded by the coding sequence ATGCAGTCCGCTGACCGGCCCAAGGTGTCTCACTTCACCTACCGCGTCACGTGGTCGGCCGAGGACGGCGAGTTTCTCGCTACCTGCGCCGAGTTCCCATCCCTCTCGTGGCTAGCATCCACCCAGATCAAGGCTCTCCAGGGAATCCAGGATCTACTGCGTGAAGTGCTCGCCGACATGGAGGAGCAGGGCGAGCAGGTGCCGCAGCCGTTCGCTGACCGCAGCTACTCAGGCAAGTTCAACCTCCGCGTCGGAGAGAGCCTGCACCGCGAACTGGCTATCCGCGCCGCTGAGGATGGCATGAGCCTCAACCAGTACGTCTTGCGAAAGCTCAACGCTGCCTGA
- a CDS encoding XRE family transcriptional regulator produces the protein MRARLRSWAAVGGRVAAARELAGFSQRELAERLDIHRSALTRVELGQRQLDALELARIAELLGRTVEWFLTAPAETLVSRRAGISADHDVQRLEDALDRVSRDVELLSDVGALTLAATGLQSGVTTLAEAEAGAAEARALLGCGDGPLVDLQAAVERLGLLAFSLDLGPGVIDGGYLRVGQTGVALVNGAAIAGRRRVNLAHELGHHLLADEYTADVGGGSGRSDREALIDAFAIHFLMPRTSVIARWAELSGEWDHPRQRLIVLAAEYRVSWSAAVPTRTPWS, from the coding sequence ATGCGTGCGCGGCTGCGAAGCTGGGCAGCGGTGGGCGGCCGGGTGGCCGCTGCCCGCGAGCTGGCCGGGTTCAGCCAGCGTGAGCTGGCCGAACGACTCGACATACACCGTTCGGCGTTGACCCGTGTCGAGCTCGGCCAGCGTCAACTGGACGCGCTTGAGCTGGCACGGATCGCCGAGCTGCTCGGCCGTACCGTCGAATGGTTTCTCACCGCCCCGGCGGAGACCCTCGTCAGCAGGCGGGCCGGGATCTCGGCCGACCATGACGTGCAGCGACTGGAAGACGCGCTGGACCGCGTGAGCCGCGACGTCGAGCTGCTGTCCGACGTCGGAGCACTGACGCTGGCGGCCACAGGCCTGCAATCGGGCGTCACCACACTCGCCGAAGCGGAAGCCGGCGCGGCCGAAGCGCGCGCCCTGCTCGGCTGCGGTGACGGCCCCTTGGTCGACCTGCAGGCGGCGGTCGAGCGGCTGGGCCTGCTCGCGTTCTCGCTCGACCTGGGTCCGGGGGTGATCGACGGCGGCTACCTGCGGGTTGGTCAAACAGGTGTGGCGCTGGTCAACGGTGCCGCGATCGCCGGTCGGCGGCGGGTGAATCTCGCGCACGAGCTCGGTCACCACCTGCTCGCCGATGAGTACACAGCGGACGTCGGTGGCGGCTCCGGCCGGTCCGACCGCGAAGCGCTGATCGACGCCTTCGCGATCCACTTCCTCATGCCACGAACGTCGGTCATTGCCCGCTGGGCCGAGCTGTCGGGCGAGTGGGACCACCCTCGGCAACGGCTGATCGTCCTGGCCGCCGAATACCGGGTGAGCTGGTCGGCGGCCGTTCCCACGCGTACACCTTGGAGCTGA